One window from the genome of Cricetulus griseus strain 17A/GY chromosome 2, alternate assembly CriGri-PICRH-1.0, whole genome shotgun sequence encodes:
- the Clstn1 gene encoding calsyntenin-1 isoform X4: MLRRPAPALAPAVRLLLAGLLCGGGVWAARVNKHKPWLEPTYHGIVTENDNTVLLDPPLIALDKDSPLRFAESFEVTVTKEGEICGFKIHGQNVPFDAVVVDKSTGEGIIRSKEKLDCELQKDYTFTIQAYDCGKGPDGTGVKKSHKATVHIQVNDVNEYAPVFKEKSYKAAVVEGKQHGSILRVEAVDADCSPQFSQICSYEILTPDVPFTVDKDGYIKNTEKLNYDKEHQYKLTVTAYDCGKKRATEDALVKISIKPACSPGWQGWSNRIEYEPGTGALAVFPSIHLETCDEPVTSVQATVELETSHIGKGCDRDTYSEKSLHRLCGAAAGTSELLPSPSGSLNWTVGLPTDNGHDSDQVFEFNGTQAVRIPDGVVSLDPKEPFTISVWMRHGPFGRKKETILCSSDKTEMNRHHYSLYVHGCRLVFLLRQDPSEEKKYRPAEFHWKLNQVCDEDWHHFVLNVEFPSVTLYVDGVSHEPFSVTEDYPLHPTGIETQLVVGACWQGGDLHMTQFFRGNLAGLTIRSGKLADKKVIDCLYTCKEGLDLQVPEDGGRGVQIHASSSQAVLTLEGDDVGELDKAMQHVSYLNSRQFPTPGIRRLKITSTVKCFNEAACIEVPPVEGYVMVLQPEEPKISLSGVHHFARAASEFESPEGVSLFPELRIISTITREVEPEGDGSEDPTVQESLVSEEIVHDLDTCEVTVEGEELNPEQESLEVDMARLQQKGIEASHSDLGVVFTGVDTMASYEEVLHLLRYRNWHTRSLLDRKFKLICSELNGRYLSNEFKVEVNVIHTANPVEHANHMAAQPQFVHPEHRSFVDLSGHNLASPHPFAVVPSTATVVIVVCVSFLVFMIILGVFRIRAAHQRTMRDQDTGKENEMDWDDSALTITVNPMETYEDQHSSEEEEEEEEEEESEDGEEEEEITSAESESSEEEEGGPGDGQNATRQQQLEWDDSTLSY, encoded by the exons AGAGTTTTGAGGTGACAGTCACCAAAGAAG GTGAGATTTGTGGCTTTAAGATTCACGGGCAGAATGTCCCCTTTGATGCTGTGGTGGTGGATAAGTCCACGGGGGAGGGAATAATCCGCTCAAAAGAGAAGCTGGACTGTGAGCTGCAGAAAGACTACACGTTCACCATCCAGGCCTATGACTGCGGGAAGGGACCAGATGGCACTGGGGTGAAGAAATCTCACAA AGCAACCGTTCACATCCAGGTCAATGACGTGAATGAGTACGCGCCTGTGTTCAAGGAGAAGTCCTACAAGGCGGCCGTGGTGGAAGGGAAGCAACATGGCAGCATCCTTAGGGTGGAGGCCGTGGACGCAGACTGCTCCCCGCAGTTCAGCCAGATCTGCAGCTATGAGATTCTCACCCCGGATGTGCCATTCACTGTGGACAAAGACG GTTATATTAAAAACACAGAGAAGCTGAACTATGACAAAGAGCATCAATACAAACTCACGGTCACGGCCTATGACTGTGGGAAGAAGAGAGCCACGGAAGATGCCCTGGTGAAGATCAGCATTAAGCCAGCTTGCAGCCCTGGGTGGCAAG GCTGGAGCAACAGGATTGAATATGAACCCGGCACGGGTGCTTTGGCTGTCTTCCCAAGCATCCATTTGGAGACCTGTGACGAGCCTGTCACCTCAGTGCAGGCCACAGTGGAGCTGGAGACCAGCCACATCGGGAAAGGCTGCGACCGAGACACCTACTCTGAGAAGTCCCTTCACCGGCTCTGTG GGGCTGCTGCCGGCACCTCAGAGCTGCTGCCTTCCCCAAGTGGTTCCTTAAACTGGACTGTTGGACTCCCCACTGACAACGGTCATGACAGCGACCAGGTCTTTGAGTTCAATGGCACTCAGGCCGTGAGGATCCCAGACGGTGTTGTGTCCCTTGACCCCAAAGAGCCCTTTACAATTTCTGTGTGGATGCGGCATGGGCCTTTTGGCCGCAAGAAGGAGACGATTCTCTGCAGTTCAGACAAAACAG AAATGAACCGGCACCATTATTCACTCTATGTCCATGGGTGCAGACTCGTCTTCCTCCTCCGCCAGGACCCGTCCGAGGAGAAGAAATACAGACCGGCAGAGTTCCACTGGAAGTTGAACCAG GTCTGCGATGAGGACTGGCACCACTTCGTCCTGAATGTGGAATTCCCAAGTGTGACACTCTATGTGGATGGCGTTTCCCATGAGCCATTCTCTGTGACAGAGGACTACCCTCTTCATCCGACTGGGATAGAGACTCAGCTTGTGGTCGGAGCTTGCTGGCAAG GTGGTGACTTGCACATGACACAGTTTTTCCGTGGTAACCTGGCTGGCCTCACAATCCGTTCTGGGAAACTGGCAGATAAGAAAGTGATTGACTGTCTATACACCTGCAAGGAGGGGCTGGACCTGCAGGTCCCCGAGGATGGTGGCAGAGGTGTGCAG ATCCATGCAAGCTCCAGTCAGGCGGTGTTGACCTTGGAGGGAGATGATGTCGGAGAGCTCGATAAGGCCATGCAGCATGTTTCCTACCTGAACTCGAGGCAGTTCCCCACACCCGGCATCCGCAGGCTCAAAATCACCAGCACAGTCAA GTGTTTCAATGAGGCCGCTTGCATTGAGGTGCCGCCAGTTGAAGGCTACGTGATGGTTCTGCAGCCAGAAGAGCCCAAGATCAGCCTGAGTGGGGTCCACCACTTTGCCCGGGCTGCTTCTGAGTTTGAGAGCCCAGAGGGTGTTTCCCTCTTCCCTGAACTTCGAATCATCAGTACCATCACCAGAGAAGTGGAGCCTGAGGGGGACGGGTCAGAGGACCCCACAG TTCAAGAGTCCCTGGTGTCAGAAGAAATTGTACATGACCTGGACACCTGCGAGGTCACAGTGGAAGGGGAGGAGCTGAACCCAGAGCAGGAGAGCCTGGAGGTGGATATGGCCCGCCTCCAGCAGAAGGGCATTGAAGCGAGCCACTCTGACCTGGGCGTGGTCTTTACAG GTGTGGACACCATGGCCAGCTATGAGGAGGTTTTGCACCTCCTGCGATACCGTAATTGGCACACCAGGTCCCTGCTTGACCGGAAGTTCAAGCTCATTTGTTCAGAACTAAATGGTCGCTACCTCAGCAATGAATTCAAGGTGGAG GTGAATGTGATCCACACAGCCAACCCTGTGGAACACGCTAACCACATGGCTGCCCAGCCACAGTTCGTCCACCCTGAACATCGCTCCTTTGTTGACCTGTCTGGTCACAATCTGGCCAGTCCTCACCCTTTTGCCG TTGTCCCCAGCACAGCAACTGTTGTGATTGTGGTGTGTGTCAGCTTCCTGGTCTTCATGATCATCCTGGGGGTGTTTCGAATCCGAGCTGCACACCAGCGAACCATGCGGGACCAGGACACAGGGAAGGAGAATGAGATGGATTGGGACGACTCTGCCTTGACCATCACCGTAAACCCCATGGAG ACATATGAGGACCAGCACagcagtgaggaggaggaggaggaggaggaggaggaggagagtgaagatggggaggaggaggaggagattaCTAGTGCCGAGTCAGAGAGCAGCGAGGAGGAGGAAGGTGGCCCTGGGGATGGTCAGAACGCAACCCGACAGCAGCAGCTCGAATGGGACGACTCCACGCTCAGCTACTAA
- the Clstn1 gene encoding calsyntenin-1 isoform X2, with product MLRRPAPALAPAVRLLLAGLLCGGGVWAARVNKHKPWLEPTYHGIVTENDNTVLLDPPLIALDKDSPLRFAESFEVTVTKEGEICGFKIHGQNVPFDAVVVDKSTGEGIIRSKEKLDCELQKDYTFTIQAYDCGKGPDGTGVKKSHKATVHIQVNDVNEYAPVFKEKSYKAAVVEGKQHGSILRVEAVDADCSPQFSQICSYEILTPDVPFTVDKDGYIKNTEKLNYDKEHQYKLTVTAYDCGKKRATEDALVKISIKPACSPGWQGWSNRIEYEPGTGALAVFPSIHLETCDEPVTSVQATVELETSHIGKGCDRDTYSEKSLHRLCGAAAGTSELLPSPSGSLNWTVGLPTDNGHDSDQVFEFNGTQAVRIPDGVVSLDPKEPFTISVWMRHGPFGRKKETILCSSDKTEMNRHHYSLYVHGCRLVFLLRQDPSEEKKYRPAEFHWKLNQVCDEDWHHFVLNVEFPSVTLYVDGVSHEPFSVTEDYPLHPTGIETQLVVGACWQEYSGVESGNETEPVTVASAGGDLHMTQFFRGNLAGLTIRSGKLADKKVIDCLYTCKEGLDLQVPEDGGRGVQIHASSSQAVLTLEGDDVGELDKAMQHVSYLNSRQFPTPGIRRLKITSTVKCFNEAACIEVPPVEGYVMVLQPEEPKISLSGVHHFARAASEFESPEGVSLFPELRIISTITREVEPEGDGSEDPTVQESLVSEEIVHDLDTCEVTVEGEELNPEQESLEVDMARLQQKGIEASHSDLGVVFTGVDTMASYEEVLHLLRYRNWHTRSLLDRKFKLICSELNGRYLSNEFKVEVNVIHTANPVEHANHMAAQPQFVHPEHRSFVDLSGHNLASPHPFAVVPSTATVVIVVCVSFLVFMIILGVFRIRAAHQRTMRDQDTGKENEMDWDDSALTITVNPMETYEDQHSSEEEEEEEEEEESEDGEEEEEITSAESESSEEEEGGPGDGQNATRQQQLEWDDSTLSY from the exons AGAGTTTTGAGGTGACAGTCACCAAAGAAG GTGAGATTTGTGGCTTTAAGATTCACGGGCAGAATGTCCCCTTTGATGCTGTGGTGGTGGATAAGTCCACGGGGGAGGGAATAATCCGCTCAAAAGAGAAGCTGGACTGTGAGCTGCAGAAAGACTACACGTTCACCATCCAGGCCTATGACTGCGGGAAGGGACCAGATGGCACTGGGGTGAAGAAATCTCACAA AGCAACCGTTCACATCCAGGTCAATGACGTGAATGAGTACGCGCCTGTGTTCAAGGAGAAGTCCTACAAGGCGGCCGTGGTGGAAGGGAAGCAACATGGCAGCATCCTTAGGGTGGAGGCCGTGGACGCAGACTGCTCCCCGCAGTTCAGCCAGATCTGCAGCTATGAGATTCTCACCCCGGATGTGCCATTCACTGTGGACAAAGACG GTTATATTAAAAACACAGAGAAGCTGAACTATGACAAAGAGCATCAATACAAACTCACGGTCACGGCCTATGACTGTGGGAAGAAGAGAGCCACGGAAGATGCCCTGGTGAAGATCAGCATTAAGCCAGCTTGCAGCCCTGGGTGGCAAG GCTGGAGCAACAGGATTGAATATGAACCCGGCACGGGTGCTTTGGCTGTCTTCCCAAGCATCCATTTGGAGACCTGTGACGAGCCTGTCACCTCAGTGCAGGCCACAGTGGAGCTGGAGACCAGCCACATCGGGAAAGGCTGCGACCGAGACACCTACTCTGAGAAGTCCCTTCACCGGCTCTGTG GGGCTGCTGCCGGCACCTCAGAGCTGCTGCCTTCCCCAAGTGGTTCCTTAAACTGGACTGTTGGACTCCCCACTGACAACGGTCATGACAGCGACCAGGTCTTTGAGTTCAATGGCACTCAGGCCGTGAGGATCCCAGACGGTGTTGTGTCCCTTGACCCCAAAGAGCCCTTTACAATTTCTGTGTGGATGCGGCATGGGCCTTTTGGCCGCAAGAAGGAGACGATTCTCTGCAGTTCAGACAAAACAG AAATGAACCGGCACCATTATTCACTCTATGTCCATGGGTGCAGACTCGTCTTCCTCCTCCGCCAGGACCCGTCCGAGGAGAAGAAATACAGACCGGCAGAGTTCCACTGGAAGTTGAACCAG GTCTGCGATGAGGACTGGCACCACTTCGTCCTGAATGTGGAATTCCCAAGTGTGACACTCTATGTGGATGGCGTTTCCCATGAGCCATTCTCTGTGACAGAGGACTACCCTCTTCATCCGACTGGGATAGAGACTCAGCTTGTGGTCGGAGCTTGCTGGCAAG AGTATTCAGGAGTCGAAAGTGGCAATGAGACTGAGCCTGTGACTGTGGCCTCTGCAG GTGGTGACTTGCACATGACACAGTTTTTCCGTGGTAACCTGGCTGGCCTCACAATCCGTTCTGGGAAACTGGCAGATAAGAAAGTGATTGACTGTCTATACACCTGCAAGGAGGGGCTGGACCTGCAGGTCCCCGAGGATGGTGGCAGAGGTGTGCAG ATCCATGCAAGCTCCAGTCAGGCGGTGTTGACCTTGGAGGGAGATGATGTCGGAGAGCTCGATAAGGCCATGCAGCATGTTTCCTACCTGAACTCGAGGCAGTTCCCCACACCCGGCATCCGCAGGCTCAAAATCACCAGCACAGTCAA GTGTTTCAATGAGGCCGCTTGCATTGAGGTGCCGCCAGTTGAAGGCTACGTGATGGTTCTGCAGCCAGAAGAGCCCAAGATCAGCCTGAGTGGGGTCCACCACTTTGCCCGGGCTGCTTCTGAGTTTGAGAGCCCAGAGGGTGTTTCCCTCTTCCCTGAACTTCGAATCATCAGTACCATCACCAGAGAAGTGGAGCCTGAGGGGGACGGGTCAGAGGACCCCACAG TTCAAGAGTCCCTGGTGTCAGAAGAAATTGTACATGACCTGGACACCTGCGAGGTCACAGTGGAAGGGGAGGAGCTGAACCCAGAGCAGGAGAGCCTGGAGGTGGATATGGCCCGCCTCCAGCAGAAGGGCATTGAAGCGAGCCACTCTGACCTGGGCGTGGTCTTTACAG GTGTGGACACCATGGCCAGCTATGAGGAGGTTTTGCACCTCCTGCGATACCGTAATTGGCACACCAGGTCCCTGCTTGACCGGAAGTTCAAGCTCATTTGTTCAGAACTAAATGGTCGCTACCTCAGCAATGAATTCAAGGTGGAG GTGAATGTGATCCACACAGCCAACCCTGTGGAACACGCTAACCACATGGCTGCCCAGCCACAGTTCGTCCACCCTGAACATCGCTCCTTTGTTGACCTGTCTGGTCACAATCTGGCCAGTCCTCACCCTTTTGCCG TTGTCCCCAGCACAGCAACTGTTGTGATTGTGGTGTGTGTCAGCTTCCTGGTCTTCATGATCATCCTGGGGGTGTTTCGAATCCGAGCTGCACACCAGCGAACCATGCGGGACCAGGACACAGGGAAGGAGAATGAGATGGATTGGGACGACTCTGCCTTGACCATCACCGTAAACCCCATGGAG ACATATGAGGACCAGCACagcagtgaggaggaggaggaggaggaggaggaggaggagagtgaagatggggaggaggaggaggagattaCTAGTGCCGAGTCAGAGAGCAGCGAGGAGGAGGAAGGTGGCCCTGGGGATGGTCAGAACGCAACCCGACAGCAGCAGCTCGAATGGGACGACTCCACGCTCAGCTACTAA
- the Clstn1 gene encoding calsyntenin-1 isoform X3, with the protein MLRRPAPALAPAVRLLLAGLLCGGGVWAARVNKHKPWLEPTYHGIVTENDNTVLLDPPLIALDKDSPLRFAGEICGFKIHGQNVPFDAVVVDKSTGEGIIRSKEKLDCELQKDYTFTIQAYDCGKGPDGTGVKKSHKATVHIQVNDVNEYAPVFKEKSYKAAVVEGKQHGSILRVEAVDADCSPQFSQICSYEILTPDVPFTVDKDGYIKNTEKLNYDKEHQYKLTVTAYDCGKKRATEDALVKISIKPACSPGWQGWSNRIEYEPGTGALAVFPSIHLETCDEPVTSVQATVELETSHIGKGCDRDTYSEKSLHRLCGAAAGTSELLPSPSGSLNWTVGLPTDNGHDSDQVFEFNGTQAVRIPDGVVSLDPKEPFTISVWMRHGPFGRKKETILCSSDKTEMNRHHYSLYVHGCRLVFLLRQDPSEEKKYRPAEFHWKLNQVCDEDWHHFVLNVEFPSVTLYVDGVSHEPFSVTEDYPLHPTGIETQLVVGACWQEYSGVESGNETEPVTVASAGGDLHMTQFFRGNLAGLTIRSGKLADKKVIDCLYTCKEGLDLQVPEDGGRGVQIHASSSQAVLTLEGDDVGELDKAMQHVSYLNSRQFPTPGIRRLKITSTVKCFNEAACIEVPPVEGYVMVLQPEEPKISLSGVHHFARAASEFESPEGVSLFPELRIISTITREVEPEGDGSEDPTVQESLVSEEIVHDLDTCEVTVEGEELNPEQESLEVDMARLQQKGIEASHSDLGVVFTGVDTMASYEEVLHLLRYRNWHTRSLLDRKFKLICSELNGRYLSNEFKVEVNVIHTANPVEHANHMAAQPQFVHPEHRSFVDLSGHNLASPHPFAVVPSTATVVIVVCVSFLVFMIILGVFRIRAAHQRTMRDQDTGKENEMDWDDSALTITVNPMETYEDQHSSEEEEEEEEEEESEDGEEEEEITSAESESSEEEEGGPGDGQNATRQQQLEWDDSTLSY; encoded by the exons GTGAGATTTGTGGCTTTAAGATTCACGGGCAGAATGTCCCCTTTGATGCTGTGGTGGTGGATAAGTCCACGGGGGAGGGAATAATCCGCTCAAAAGAGAAGCTGGACTGTGAGCTGCAGAAAGACTACACGTTCACCATCCAGGCCTATGACTGCGGGAAGGGACCAGATGGCACTGGGGTGAAGAAATCTCACAA AGCAACCGTTCACATCCAGGTCAATGACGTGAATGAGTACGCGCCTGTGTTCAAGGAGAAGTCCTACAAGGCGGCCGTGGTGGAAGGGAAGCAACATGGCAGCATCCTTAGGGTGGAGGCCGTGGACGCAGACTGCTCCCCGCAGTTCAGCCAGATCTGCAGCTATGAGATTCTCACCCCGGATGTGCCATTCACTGTGGACAAAGACG GTTATATTAAAAACACAGAGAAGCTGAACTATGACAAAGAGCATCAATACAAACTCACGGTCACGGCCTATGACTGTGGGAAGAAGAGAGCCACGGAAGATGCCCTGGTGAAGATCAGCATTAAGCCAGCTTGCAGCCCTGGGTGGCAAG GCTGGAGCAACAGGATTGAATATGAACCCGGCACGGGTGCTTTGGCTGTCTTCCCAAGCATCCATTTGGAGACCTGTGACGAGCCTGTCACCTCAGTGCAGGCCACAGTGGAGCTGGAGACCAGCCACATCGGGAAAGGCTGCGACCGAGACACCTACTCTGAGAAGTCCCTTCACCGGCTCTGTG GGGCTGCTGCCGGCACCTCAGAGCTGCTGCCTTCCCCAAGTGGTTCCTTAAACTGGACTGTTGGACTCCCCACTGACAACGGTCATGACAGCGACCAGGTCTTTGAGTTCAATGGCACTCAGGCCGTGAGGATCCCAGACGGTGTTGTGTCCCTTGACCCCAAAGAGCCCTTTACAATTTCTGTGTGGATGCGGCATGGGCCTTTTGGCCGCAAGAAGGAGACGATTCTCTGCAGTTCAGACAAAACAG AAATGAACCGGCACCATTATTCACTCTATGTCCATGGGTGCAGACTCGTCTTCCTCCTCCGCCAGGACCCGTCCGAGGAGAAGAAATACAGACCGGCAGAGTTCCACTGGAAGTTGAACCAG GTCTGCGATGAGGACTGGCACCACTTCGTCCTGAATGTGGAATTCCCAAGTGTGACACTCTATGTGGATGGCGTTTCCCATGAGCCATTCTCTGTGACAGAGGACTACCCTCTTCATCCGACTGGGATAGAGACTCAGCTTGTGGTCGGAGCTTGCTGGCAAG AGTATTCAGGAGTCGAAAGTGGCAATGAGACTGAGCCTGTGACTGTGGCCTCTGCAG GTGGTGACTTGCACATGACACAGTTTTTCCGTGGTAACCTGGCTGGCCTCACAATCCGTTCTGGGAAACTGGCAGATAAGAAAGTGATTGACTGTCTATACACCTGCAAGGAGGGGCTGGACCTGCAGGTCCCCGAGGATGGTGGCAGAGGTGTGCAG ATCCATGCAAGCTCCAGTCAGGCGGTGTTGACCTTGGAGGGAGATGATGTCGGAGAGCTCGATAAGGCCATGCAGCATGTTTCCTACCTGAACTCGAGGCAGTTCCCCACACCCGGCATCCGCAGGCTCAAAATCACCAGCACAGTCAA GTGTTTCAATGAGGCCGCTTGCATTGAGGTGCCGCCAGTTGAAGGCTACGTGATGGTTCTGCAGCCAGAAGAGCCCAAGATCAGCCTGAGTGGGGTCCACCACTTTGCCCGGGCTGCTTCTGAGTTTGAGAGCCCAGAGGGTGTTTCCCTCTTCCCTGAACTTCGAATCATCAGTACCATCACCAGAGAAGTGGAGCCTGAGGGGGACGGGTCAGAGGACCCCACAG TTCAAGAGTCCCTGGTGTCAGAAGAAATTGTACATGACCTGGACACCTGCGAGGTCACAGTGGAAGGGGAGGAGCTGAACCCAGAGCAGGAGAGCCTGGAGGTGGATATGGCCCGCCTCCAGCAGAAGGGCATTGAAGCGAGCCACTCTGACCTGGGCGTGGTCTTTACAG GTGTGGACACCATGGCCAGCTATGAGGAGGTTTTGCACCTCCTGCGATACCGTAATTGGCACACCAGGTCCCTGCTTGACCGGAAGTTCAAGCTCATTTGTTCAGAACTAAATGGTCGCTACCTCAGCAATGAATTCAAGGTGGAG GTGAATGTGATCCACACAGCCAACCCTGTGGAACACGCTAACCACATGGCTGCCCAGCCACAGTTCGTCCACCCTGAACATCGCTCCTTTGTTGACCTGTCTGGTCACAATCTGGCCAGTCCTCACCCTTTTGCCG TTGTCCCCAGCACAGCAACTGTTGTGATTGTGGTGTGTGTCAGCTTCCTGGTCTTCATGATCATCCTGGGGGTGTTTCGAATCCGAGCTGCACACCAGCGAACCATGCGGGACCAGGACACAGGGAAGGAGAATGAGATGGATTGGGACGACTCTGCCTTGACCATCACCGTAAACCCCATGGAG ACATATGAGGACCAGCACagcagtgaggaggaggaggaggaggaggaggaggaggagagtgaagatggggaggaggaggaggagattaCTAGTGCCGAGTCAGAGAGCAGCGAGGAGGAGGAAGGTGGCCCTGGGGATGGTCAGAACGCAACCCGACAGCAGCAGCTCGAATGGGACGACTCCACGCTCAGCTACTAA
- the Clstn1 gene encoding calsyntenin-1 isoform X5, protein MLRRPAPALAPAVRLLLAGLLCGGGVWAARVNKHKPWLEPTYHGIVTENDNTVLLDPPLIALDKDSPLRFAGEICGFKIHGQNVPFDAVVVDKSTGEGIIRSKEKLDCELQKDYTFTIQAYDCGKGPDGTGVKKSHKATVHIQVNDVNEYAPVFKEKSYKAAVVEGKQHGSILRVEAVDADCSPQFSQICSYEILTPDVPFTVDKDGYIKNTEKLNYDKEHQYKLTVTAYDCGKKRATEDALVKISIKPACSPGWQGWSNRIEYEPGTGALAVFPSIHLETCDEPVTSVQATVELETSHIGKGCDRDTYSEKSLHRLCGAAAGTSELLPSPSGSLNWTVGLPTDNGHDSDQVFEFNGTQAVRIPDGVVSLDPKEPFTISVWMRHGPFGRKKETILCSSDKTEMNRHHYSLYVHGCRLVFLLRQDPSEEKKYRPAEFHWKLNQVCDEDWHHFVLNVEFPSVTLYVDGVSHEPFSVTEDYPLHPTGIETQLVVGACWQGGDLHMTQFFRGNLAGLTIRSGKLADKKVIDCLYTCKEGLDLQVPEDGGRGVQIHASSSQAVLTLEGDDVGELDKAMQHVSYLNSRQFPTPGIRRLKITSTVKCFNEAACIEVPPVEGYVMVLQPEEPKISLSGVHHFARAASEFESPEGVSLFPELRIISTITREVEPEGDGSEDPTVQESLVSEEIVHDLDTCEVTVEGEELNPEQESLEVDMARLQQKGIEASHSDLGVVFTGVDTMASYEEVLHLLRYRNWHTRSLLDRKFKLICSELNGRYLSNEFKVEVNVIHTANPVEHANHMAAQPQFVHPEHRSFVDLSGHNLASPHPFAVVPSTATVVIVVCVSFLVFMIILGVFRIRAAHQRTMRDQDTGKENEMDWDDSALTITVNPMETYEDQHSSEEEEEEEEEEESEDGEEEEEITSAESESSEEEEGGPGDGQNATRQQQLEWDDSTLSY, encoded by the exons GTGAGATTTGTGGCTTTAAGATTCACGGGCAGAATGTCCCCTTTGATGCTGTGGTGGTGGATAAGTCCACGGGGGAGGGAATAATCCGCTCAAAAGAGAAGCTGGACTGTGAGCTGCAGAAAGACTACACGTTCACCATCCAGGCCTATGACTGCGGGAAGGGACCAGATGGCACTGGGGTGAAGAAATCTCACAA AGCAACCGTTCACATCCAGGTCAATGACGTGAATGAGTACGCGCCTGTGTTCAAGGAGAAGTCCTACAAGGCGGCCGTGGTGGAAGGGAAGCAACATGGCAGCATCCTTAGGGTGGAGGCCGTGGACGCAGACTGCTCCCCGCAGTTCAGCCAGATCTGCAGCTATGAGATTCTCACCCCGGATGTGCCATTCACTGTGGACAAAGACG GTTATATTAAAAACACAGAGAAGCTGAACTATGACAAAGAGCATCAATACAAACTCACGGTCACGGCCTATGACTGTGGGAAGAAGAGAGCCACGGAAGATGCCCTGGTGAAGATCAGCATTAAGCCAGCTTGCAGCCCTGGGTGGCAAG GCTGGAGCAACAGGATTGAATATGAACCCGGCACGGGTGCTTTGGCTGTCTTCCCAAGCATCCATTTGGAGACCTGTGACGAGCCTGTCACCTCAGTGCAGGCCACAGTGGAGCTGGAGACCAGCCACATCGGGAAAGGCTGCGACCGAGACACCTACTCTGAGAAGTCCCTTCACCGGCTCTGTG GGGCTGCTGCCGGCACCTCAGAGCTGCTGCCTTCCCCAAGTGGTTCCTTAAACTGGACTGTTGGACTCCCCACTGACAACGGTCATGACAGCGACCAGGTCTTTGAGTTCAATGGCACTCAGGCCGTGAGGATCCCAGACGGTGTTGTGTCCCTTGACCCCAAAGAGCCCTTTACAATTTCTGTGTGGATGCGGCATGGGCCTTTTGGCCGCAAGAAGGAGACGATTCTCTGCAGTTCAGACAAAACAG AAATGAACCGGCACCATTATTCACTCTATGTCCATGGGTGCAGACTCGTCTTCCTCCTCCGCCAGGACCCGTCCGAGGAGAAGAAATACAGACCGGCAGAGTTCCACTGGAAGTTGAACCAG GTCTGCGATGAGGACTGGCACCACTTCGTCCTGAATGTGGAATTCCCAAGTGTGACACTCTATGTGGATGGCGTTTCCCATGAGCCATTCTCTGTGACAGAGGACTACCCTCTTCATCCGACTGGGATAGAGACTCAGCTTGTGGTCGGAGCTTGCTGGCAAG GTGGTGACTTGCACATGACACAGTTTTTCCGTGGTAACCTGGCTGGCCTCACAATCCGTTCTGGGAAACTGGCAGATAAGAAAGTGATTGACTGTCTATACACCTGCAAGGAGGGGCTGGACCTGCAGGTCCCCGAGGATGGTGGCAGAGGTGTGCAG ATCCATGCAAGCTCCAGTCAGGCGGTGTTGACCTTGGAGGGAGATGATGTCGGAGAGCTCGATAAGGCCATGCAGCATGTTTCCTACCTGAACTCGAGGCAGTTCCCCACACCCGGCATCCGCAGGCTCAAAATCACCAGCACAGTCAA GTGTTTCAATGAGGCCGCTTGCATTGAGGTGCCGCCAGTTGAAGGCTACGTGATGGTTCTGCAGCCAGAAGAGCCCAAGATCAGCCTGAGTGGGGTCCACCACTTTGCCCGGGCTGCTTCTGAGTTTGAGAGCCCAGAGGGTGTTTCCCTCTTCCCTGAACTTCGAATCATCAGTACCATCACCAGAGAAGTGGAGCCTGAGGGGGACGGGTCAGAGGACCCCACAG TTCAAGAGTCCCTGGTGTCAGAAGAAATTGTACATGACCTGGACACCTGCGAGGTCACAGTGGAAGGGGAGGAGCTGAACCCAGAGCAGGAGAGCCTGGAGGTGGATATGGCCCGCCTCCAGCAGAAGGGCATTGAAGCGAGCCACTCTGACCTGGGCGTGGTCTTTACAG GTGTGGACACCATGGCCAGCTATGAGGAGGTTTTGCACCTCCTGCGATACCGTAATTGGCACACCAGGTCCCTGCTTGACCGGAAGTTCAAGCTCATTTGTTCAGAACTAAATGGTCGCTACCTCAGCAATGAATTCAAGGTGGAG GTGAATGTGATCCACACAGCCAACCCTGTGGAACACGCTAACCACATGGCTGCCCAGCCACAGTTCGTCCACCCTGAACATCGCTCCTTTGTTGACCTGTCTGGTCACAATCTGGCCAGTCCTCACCCTTTTGCCG TTGTCCCCAGCACAGCAACTGTTGTGATTGTGGTGTGTGTCAGCTTCCTGGTCTTCATGATCATCCTGGGGGTGTTTCGAATCCGAGCTGCACACCAGCGAACCATGCGGGACCAGGACACAGGGAAGGAGAATGAGATGGATTGGGACGACTCTGCCTTGACCATCACCGTAAACCCCATGGAG ACATATGAGGACCAGCACagcagtgaggaggaggaggaggaggaggaggaggaggagagtgaagatggggaggaggaggaggagattaCTAGTGCCGAGTCAGAGAGCAGCGAGGAGGAGGAAGGTGGCCCTGGGGATGGTCAGAACGCAACCCGACAGCAGCAGCTCGAATGGGACGACTCCACGCTCAGCTACTAA